Genomic DNA from Thermotoga petrophila RKU-1:
CTTTAGCAAACTCGATATCTTTTACTCTTTCCTTGTCAAACTCATATTTTTCCATTAATTTCAGATCTATGCCTCTAAAAGCGTTTTCATCAATATCACTGAGTAGGATTAAGTCTTTCCTTTCGTAATTATCTTTTACAGCATCGGCGAGAACGTTTAACATGCCTCTTACGTTCTGCCTTTCTGACGCGGCTTCATATATCTGGAAGAGAGTATCCAAGAGTAAAGGATGGAATGGATATGTTCTGATCATCCTCCGTTTGTAATTTTGAATATCTTCAAGTTTTATTGGAGAGGAAGAATATGCATTAATATATTTCTCAACCACACTTTCTATTTTATCCCTATCTGAATTTTCTATATTTTCGAAAAGTCGATGCAGTACTACTTTCTCTCTATCTTCAATTGGGCTTACATCTATTCTTATTGGTTTTGTTCTGTTAAAAATTTTCTTTAATCCCTCCTTTTCTTCCAGGAACGTTATAAAAACAAATAACCTCTTTGTTGGATCTGCCGCTACTTCCAACAGATGCTCTAAAAACGTCTCATTCTGTTCAATAAGATGTGCCTGCTTTTCTGGATCAAAAGCACCATACCAGTTTTCTATTTCATCAATGAATATTGCGACGGTATCATCACCGATTGCTTTCTCAATTTGATCGGTTGTTGGAAATCTTTTGACTTCGTTGAGTATGTCTTCCTTTCCTAAAAGTTTAAAAATAGGTTCCCATAAGTGGTCAACATCGTATCTTCTCGTGGAAACTATGACTGAGCGGGATTTCTCAGGTAATTCAAAATCCAACTTCCATTCTTTTCCCCAATTTCTTGCTAGCGATGGGTTGTTGAATAAGTGGTAAAGAGTTATCAAAGTATGAGATTTTCCCGAACCATAAGGACCTACAAGTAAAAAACCTCCTTGAAAGGATTTTCCTGTTACCTTCTCCTTTATCATCTCAAGAATAGTTTTTATTGCTGAAGATGGATAAGTGATTTCCAGGAATTCTTTAGGATTGTTTTCAAGACGTTCTTCTTTTGTATCTACCTTGTGGGTCTGTATTACTCCTTGAAAAGTTCCCTCTAAAACATCTTTCCTCGGCTTTAAGATGTCTTTTATCCTGTACATCTCTTTTCACCCCCTATTTTTTCATAACAAATTGATTTTTTCAGAATATCCCTTTTTTCTACAATGTTGATTTGTTTCCTAATTCGATTTTACCTCAATTTAATATATGGAAAACAATAAAACAGACCCTCCAGAGGGAGGGCCTGGAAACGTCAGAATTTTCACCTTATTTCCAGTCCAGGAGCCTTTTTTCTCCCTCGAGTTTTTTTATGTCGGTGATGTCCTGAACTACTTCGAGTGTGCCCATGTAGTTTCCGTCCTCGTCCAGAACCGGGAAGTATCTTATGTGGATTTTTCTTTCTCCCATGTTGATCCAGAACTCTGCAGGGTTTTTTCTTCCTTCTTTGAAGGCTTTTAGAATCTTGTTCACGATATGAACGCTCCTTGGTGGGTGACAGAACTGCACCGGTCTTCCGAGGACAGTGGGTGCCCTGTGGAATATTCTGTGGCCTCCTGAGAAGAACCGAACTCTGTCATGTTTGTCCACAAAGGTGACATCGATTGGCAGTGTCTTGAAAATTGCGTTCAACTCCTCCATGGAAAGGTATCCGCTTTCCAGTTTCAGATCATTTTCTCGAACAAGTGAATACTCAGTGTCAGGTCTGAGTGCTCCTACAACCCTTTTGATCTCTTCTGGGAGCTTTTCGTACGTTTCGGGAGGAACGGTTGGATCTATCTGGTGTGGGAGGAGCGGTTCTGCAGAAGTTTCCCATTCTTCCACCACTTCCACCTTGTAGTATCCTATGTCCTTTTCAAACATCTTTATGGCCTTCCATTCACCTTCGGAGAGAAGAACCTTCAGAGTCGGATAGAGAATATTGTTTTCTCTGAAGACCATATCTGAGAGCATCCTTGAGAGTTCGAGGGCTTCTTTTTTCAGTCGTTCATCGTCCTCTTCTTTTTTCAGGAGGTTGACCAGGAGTTTTATTTTCAATCTCACCTCATCGTGCTTTGACCAAAGAACGGTGGGAACTGCGGTGATTCCCCTTCTTTCGATGTATGGGAATATAAGCATCTCTTCTCTTGTGTAGTGCGTGTATCCTATTCTGGAAAGTTCAGACACGTGCTGGACGAGTTTTTCGTAGAAGTTTCTTCTTCGGGGATCTTCATTCTGGAGGGAAAACGTGCTAGAAGCCAGCAAACCCAGAGCCTCTGCGTCTTTGAGTATCTGTTTGTTCTCCTCATAAAGAGTCCTCAGAGGGTGACCCTCTGGGAGGTTTTCTATTTCTCTGCCAGCCTCTGAAACGGCTCCTCTGAAGAACTCAACATGAAGATCGCACATCTTGATGATGTCTTTCACATCGATTTCACCTTCTCTGAGAAGTTCCTGTTCTATAACGGGAATTTCAAAAGGTGACAACCTGGAAAGCAACTCACCAAACTGTTTCTTCAAAGATTCTATATCCTCTCCTTTGTGAAGCCTTTTGAGTATGTCCTTGAAGATTTCCACCTTTTCTTTCTCCATACCACTCACTCCCCTCAACTATAGTTAGGTCATCCTTATTAGATTATAGCATGGGATGATTTTCAGATCTTACTGCCGAACCAACTGAAGCGGATCGCTGTATTACACTTTTCAAAAAAATTGATTTATGTTTAGTGATATAATAACACAAACGACAGAGTAAACTGGGGGTGGGGGTATGAGAAGTTTGTTTTTTTCTTTCATGGTCTTTATGGCTGCTTTTCTCTTTGGAGGATATGCGTATTTTTCCGGAGATCCTATACTGCGAGTTGGTGAAGGAATTTCTTTCGTCGTTTCGGACATGGAAAATGTTGTCTTGAATGTGTGGAAAGTGGAAGACGAAGAGACATTCTTGAAAGCCGTCCTCACCGAAGAAAATTTCGATTTCTGGTGGCAGGAGAACAATCCCCTTGTTTACAGAAAAACATTCTCTTCAAGGAACGAGTGGAAAGAATTCTCCGTTCCTTTGAAAGAAAAGGGCTTTTATTTTGCCACTTTGACAACCCCGTTGGCAGGAACGTCTGTGATAACAAGAGAACTCGACAGGGGATTGTTCATCGTTACCGATCTTGAGGTGATTTACTTTTCCGATGGAAGCAGGACCATGCTCCATGTTTTTGATATCGACGATGGTTTCGCGGAAAAAGCAGAAGTGTTCTTGTACAGAGATTCAATATTAGTTGGCAGACTTTTCACCGATGAATATGGAACCGTCGAAGTCAACGATCGTTTCGATACGGTTTATGTCAGGTATAAAGACTCTCGCTTCATTGGTAATGTGTATTCCCCTAGAAGATTTGTTGAAGATGAGAAACTCTTTCTCATCACGGACCGACCCATTTATAAACCGTCCGATACTGTTTACTTCAGAGGACAACTTTTCAAGGTTGATGGGAACGTGTACAGGGCTTTTGAAAGCACAGGAGTAACCGTGACTGTTTTCGACACGAAGGAAAACGAGATCTACAGGTCAACTTTTGAAACCAGTGCACTCGGAGGCTTCAGCGGAGATTTGAAATTACCAGACACGGCTCCAGTTGGTCTTTACAGGATAAAGATCGAGCATGGTGAGAACACGTTCTGGGAGAATTTCCTGGTTGAGGAGTACAGAAAGCCAGAATACAGAGTAAACATCGAAACCGACAGGGAAACGTACATATCTGGAGAAGTTATAAACTATCGGATCAGGGTAAAGTATTTCAACGATCAGCCGGTCGAAAAAGCAGAGGTTGCCTATTACGTTCATGCGTTTCCGGAAGACGAAAATGGTTATCTGGTCTACAGAGGAACAGGCTTTACGAACGAAAAGGGAGTTCTGGAGTTTGGCGTGAAGACCCAGGAAGGTTTTCAGGGAGTCTACGCTCTGGAGGTCATCGTGGTAGATGTGAGTCAGAGACAGATCGAAGAAAAAAAGACGGTAAAGGTATACGCTGATGACGTTTTAATCTCTCCACAGGACAGGTTCGTTTACACATCTCCTGGAAATCAGGTGAGGATGACTGTGAAGGTAACGGATCTGTCAGGAAACCCTCTGGAAGGTGTTCTCTACGTCCTGCACGATGATTCAACGAGCACAGCGGTTGTGGAAAACGGTGAAGCAACTTTCACGTTCGTTCCATATGAAGTCAGAGACTATAAACTGGAACTGTCCTTCAAGAAGGCAAAGACACATGTTTACGTGTATGCCTACCATGGTGCAAGAACGAGCAATGAGTTTGTGATCGTCGCAGAAAGCGACACGGTGAAACCTGGTGATAGAATACCGGTTCGTCTCCTTGCCCCTGGTAATGTGAAGGGTGTTCTGGGAATTACTTCGAAGAGGATCTACAAAACGATTCCCGTTATCTTCACAGGTTCCACCGAATTTCTCGTTGAAATCCCTGAAAATATCCTGGAAAAGAACATTTTCTTTGTTTTTACTGGATTCGACGAAAAAGGCGAAATCTATCTGACGAAAAAACTGGATGTTTCTTTGAATACCAATTTCACCGACATGGAGATAAAGTTCGACAAAGACCAGTACGAACCAGGAGAAATCGCACAGATCACCATAAAATCCAGTGTGGATGAGATCTGCATCTCGGTGGTCGATGAGGCGATATACGATCTTGTGGGGACAGAGCCACCTGTTCTCGAAGAATTTCTGTATCCTTCCATGAATTATCCACTGGTGAGAGGAAACTTCGCGTCCGGATGGATACTTTACGTTTCGAGGAATTCGATCCGAAACAAACTTGCTTCGTTGCCCGAAGAGAAAACCTTTGCCGATTTCAAACAGAATGCTTTCCCCAGTAGGGTGAATGTCAGAGAATACTTTCCTGACACAGTCCTGTGGATACCTGATGTGAAACTCCACGACGGTACGGCGAGGATAAGTTTCAAGGTGCCAGACAGCATAACCTCGTTCAGAGCAACTGCCTATGGTTTTTCAAAGGACAGATTTTCTCAAGGAGAAGAAACCATCGTTGTTTCTAAGGATTTCTACATAACACCACATCTTCCCTCCTTCCTGAGGGAAGGAGACATCATGAGACTATCTGCAACTGTTTTCAACAGAACGGGGAAGGAGCTTTTCGTCGAGATCAGAATAGAGCTGCCTGATAACATAAAACTCGTTGAAGGAAACTCGTCGAGACATTTCTTGATGGAGGCGAACTCATCTCACACTGAGACCTGGACCGTGAAGGCGATTTCTCCTTCCGAGGAAAGTTTCGTGCAATTCTTTGCAAGCGGAGGCGATCTGAGTGATGCGATTTCACTGAAAGTTCCTGTCAGAAGGTTCGCTTTTGAGAGGGAATTTTATAGGATTATGTTCATAGACGGAGAAGAAACAGTGACGCTTCCAGAAGGGCCGTTTGTTTTCTCGAAGATAAGGTTTTTGAGCGGCATAACACCACTCATCGAGGATAGTTTGAGGGAACTCATAGGATTTCCGTACGGATGTGTTGAGCAGACCATGAGTCGGTTCTTCCCTGCGGTGGTTGCGGCCAACCTGGGGTTGAAGGTGGAAGATCTGGATGAAATCATACGAAAAGGATTGTTCAGAATATATTACTATCAGCATGCTGACGGTGGATGGGGATGGTTTGTTACAGACAAAACCAACAATTTCATGACATGCTATGTTATGGAAGGGTTGTATTTCACAATGAAAGCAGGTTATAATGTGGCAGAAAGTGTTTTGGAGAGAGGAATAGAGTACCTCAAAGCCCATCCATCGGCTTACGGTTCCTACGTTTTGGATCTGTACGACATCGAGCACGAACCGTTCGAACCCCAGACCCCCGCAGATCTGGTTTTCCTGAGTATGGAGTCAAAAGAAGCGTTGACGAAGGTGCTGAAGTACGTAGTCCAGGACGATCAAAAGGCCTATCTGAAGGTGACTTCTGAAGACCCCCTCATCAGTGAGATACAACTCAACAGTGTCCTGCTCAAAGCCCTTGTGAAATGGAAAGAGTTCCCTGAACTCCAGAAAAAACTGGTTAACTACCTTCTTTTGAAGAAAGAGGGATACTTCTGGACTTCCACGAAGGACACCTCTTTTGCGATCCTTGCACTCCTTGAAGCGATGCCAGTGTACGAATCTACCTCTTTGAGGGTTTTAAACTCTGGAAAAGAGTTCGTACTGAGATCAGGAGAGGAGAGCCAACTTGTCCCTGGACCTCTGATTGTCTCGGGCAATGGTGTGGTGGAGGTGCACGTTGTACATCCAGTTGTACCGAAAGAGTCTGTGAGTGAGGGCATGGAGATAAAAAGAAAGTTTTACAAGAGGTATGAGCTTTTCATAGAAGAGATAAGAAGCCTCGTGGATGCCTTCGTGCCGCTTGGAAGAGGCTATGTACCGCATTCGATACACAGGGTTGAGGAAGAAAAGGACGATGAACTCTTCATCTTACCTTATGAACTCCGGAATGAAACTGTCGAGTATGGAGGAATCACCATGAAAGTGAATGGTAACAGAGTCGAGATAAAAGGAGAGACGTACTCGTTTTCCAGGATAAAGACACAAAACGGTTTGATTCTCATAGTTCTTGGAAATGAAGCTCTCGTCTATGATCCGGGAAAAAACACAGTCACAAGGTATCTGGAGGTTCTGGACGGAGATTTCGTTGGAGACAGGGGGGAGACAGATTCTACTATGTGGCTGCAGAAGGGTACGACCTGGAAAAATTATCGGATGTGTCTTTTTCGGAAGAAGAAATCAGAGAATGGACAAAAGGAGAATGTTGTTCCATAAGAAAGATCGCCGCCCTCATCGATAGAGAACTTCTAGACCAGGATCGATACAGAAAACTCGTTGAACATGCAAGGTTTGAAGAAATCAGATCTAACCTGTGCTTTGTTATCGATTTCAAAGGCAAACCCATGGTTCTTTTCAATCTGGACAACTTCGAAAGCGAAGATGCATTCAACGAAGTCTCCCTTGAATTGGTAAGGCTGTTTGCAACATACACAAAAATCCTCTTTGAGCGATTGAAAGTCGAAGAAGAGCTGGCAGAGAAAACTCGGCTTTTAGAGGTCTTTTCTTACTACGATCCCCTCACAGGTCTTCCCAACAGACGGCTGATGGAAGAGTTGAGCAAAAAGTTGTTAGCTCTTGCAAAAAGGGAAGGAAAGGAGATTGCTGTGGTTTTCCTGGATCTTTCGGGATTTAAAAAGATAAACGACACGTTCGGACATGAAGCGGGTGATCAGATTTTGAAGGAGGTTAGCACCAGACTGAAAAGAGTCTTGAGAGAAAATGATGTTATTGCAAGGTTTGGAGGAGATGAATTCGTGTTCATCATATACGACTGTGGGAAAGATTGTATAGAGACTGTTTTGAGAAGAATCTTGAACTCTCTGGAAAAACCACTCGACATAGAAGGACAGAAAGTGCAGATCTCTGGAAACTTCGGAGTGGCTTTCTACCCGAAAGATGGAGAAGAGTTCAACAATCTTCTCAGGAAGGCAGATTTTGCCATGTACCTGGCAAAAAGAAATAAGGAACATGTCAGATTCTACGAAGAGTAATGTCACGACACAATCTGGAAGGTGATTTCCGTGGAGGAGTACCTGGAATATCTCAGGGTAGTGAAGAAAAGAAGCGAAAGAACACTGTACCAGTATCGCTCCATTTTGAAGGAATTCGCCGAGTACGAACCCGTCACCCTTGATTCCTGGAGGGAATATCTACACAGAATATCAAGCAACGCTCCCACCACCCAGCGTAACAAACTCGTTGTGGTGAAAAACTACCTGAACTGGAAAGCAGACAGAGGAATTCTGAACGTGAAGGATCGCTTCTGGAACGAAGCCGAACCCCCTCGCTACGCGGTACTGCCGAAAGCCGTGGAACTCGAGGAAATCAAGCGCATCATCGAAGCATGTGATCATCGAATGTATAAGGCGATCTTCAAAGTGCTCGCCAACACGGGAATGAGGGTCTCAGAACTTGTGGGTCTTTCAATACAGGACATCTCACTGAACGATACCGCCAGAATACGAATAAAAGGAAAAGGCAACAAAGAAAGAATCATCAACGTTTCCAGAGATCTGGTGGAAGAACTCGTGAGATCTGGTTTCTTCGAGAAAAAGCCCTCTGTTCGCTCGATACAGAGGGCCGTCAAACGATACGCCAGAAAGGCTGGAATAAGAAAAAAGGTGACACCACACATTTTCAGACATTCCTTCGCTGTTGCTTTGATAGAGCGAGGAATTCCCCTGAACAAGATACAGGCCCTTCTTGGTCACGCCAACATTTCAACCACTTCCATATATCTAAAAATAGCAAGCGAAGGGGTTGAGGTGCCGAAGATTATTTGATGCAAAATAAGAGTAGCCATACCAAGTAATGTTCTATCGATTTAATATTATGAATAATCAAATTTCGACATACCTACACTTTGTTTCTTGATATCTTCTAAAGCAGATAATAAAATAATACATTTCTATACAATACAGTATCGTAAACTAACATTTCTTGGTTGTTACCGAAAGATTATTTCGAAACATCCTCGATGGTTCTGTTCAATTTGCCGCTTGTCAGGCCTTCCAGATCCAGCGTCACAAAGGAAAAACCTATTTTTCGAAGGTTTGAGACGATTTTCTCTCTTTTCTCCATGAAGACCTTCATATTCTCCTTCTTTACTTCTATCACTGCTAATCTGTACGGGAAAAATCTCACCCTCACTTCCTCAAAACCAAGATCTCTGAGAAAATTCTCTGCCGCCTCCACCATTCTGACCTTCTCCATGTCCAGGCCAAAACCGTATGGAAACCTGGAGCACAGGCAAGCCATGGCAGGCTTGTTCCAGGTTGGAAGGCTCAGTTTTCTGGAAAAATCCCTGATTTCCTCCTTTGTCACTTCGAACTCTATAAAGGGATGCCAGATCCCATCTTCCGTGGAAGCCTTCACGCCCGGTCTGTAATCTTGAAGGTCAGAGAAGTTCAACCCATCTGCTATCACTTCGAATCCATGTTCTTTTGCCCAGTTTTTCACAACACTGTCTCTCAGTTTTCTGCACAGATAACATCTGTCTGGAGGATTTTCTATGAGATGTCTACTTTTGAGTTCGTTCAACTCGATGAATTCATGTCTTATTCCGATGAGCCCTGCCAGTCTTTTTGCCTTTTCTATCTCCTTCCTTGGGATGACAGGAGAGTCTATTGTGAGTGCTACACTGTTTTCACCCAGTGCTTCGTGAGTGAGTTTTGCAAGGAGTGTGCTGTCCACTCCTCCCGAGAACATCACCACGACTTTCTTTTTTTCTTTCAAAGCTTCCAGGATCTTTCTGATCTTGCTCATCTTTCTGCACTCCCGATTCTTCTCAGAATCCTCACGGCGGCTGCGGCAGCACCGACGGTGTTTCCTATGTTCACCACAAGAAGGCCTGGAACACACGTCTGAAGCATCGTTGTAAGAGCTCCCGTGCCCTCTCCACCGTGTCCGTAACCGATGGGCGTGGGAACTGCTATCACGGGAAGATCCGTCAGAGATGCTACGAGAGAAGGTAAAATTCCCTCCATTCCAGCGAAAACCATGATGAGATCAGCATCTTTTACCTGTTTCAACGCATAAAAAGACCGGTGTATTCCTGCAACACCTGCGTCATAAACCTTCCTCACTGTGGCACCGAGTTCTTCGAGTATGAGAGAAGTTTCTTCAGCGAAGGGAACATCAGAAGTCCCCGCAGTTATTACGCCCACTGTTCCATCCAGTCTTTCAGGGATATCTTTCTTCTTCACAACCAGAAGCCTGCCTGCTTCTTTTATTTCATACTCTCTGAATCTGTCCTTTACCACCTTTTTCTTTTCCTCGTCCAGATGGGAAACAAAAGCGATTCCCTTCTTCTCCAGGAACTTTTCCACGGCCAGGATTATGTGCTTGGTTGTCTTTCCAGATGCAAAAACGACCTCAGGAAAGCCCTGCCGTCTTTCTCTTTCCAGATCCAGCATCAACTCATCAGTTCTTTCATAGAAAGTCTCCAGAATCTTCTTTTCTGCTTCCTCGAGCGCTATTTCACCCTTTAAAAGGGCATTCAGGATGCTCTCAAACATTTCCTTGAACCTCCGATATCTTCCTGTAGACTGCGTTATAGATCTCTTTGAGTGGCACCTCTTTTTCCTGTGCTATCTTTTTGCAGGCTTCGTACTCTGGAGAGACGTTCACGACTTCAGAATCAAAATATGCCACTTTCACGGGGATCTTTCCGTATTCCGTCTCCACTGATATCACCTTACGTGGTGCTTCCACCTTCTCGAGGTGAAAGACCCTTGCACCTATACTGGTACTTTCTTTGAAGAGAACTTTCAGGATCTGGTCTCTTTTTTCCTCAGAACATAGGACGGAAACTTTCACAGCCGGGCGGTTCTTCTTCATGTATATGGGGGTGTAGAAAACGTCTTTTGCACCCGTTTCGAACAGTTTTTCCATGAGGTATCCAAAAAGTTGAGGATTCATATCATCCACGTTTGTCTCTATGAGGATGTCTCTTTCACTTTTTCCTTCCAGAAAGCCGAGGTATCCTCGAAGAACGTTCGGTATCTCAAGATCCACTGTTCCGGCTCCGTATCCCACCTTTTCTATTCTCAGAATCGGTGTTCCGAACTCGTCGACCAGTTCCTTCAGGATCACGGCTCCCGTTGGTGTGACGAGTTCTGCCCGCACCTTTTGATCCATGTAGATCGGTATGCCCTTCAGAAGTTCGGCGGTTGCCGGGGCTGGGACCGGGTATCTACCGTGTTCTGTCATCACAAAACCGCTTCCTGTGTTGACGGCGCCGCAGAAGACTCTTTCCACACCGAGGAGTTCCAGCCCTACCACGGCTCCTGCAATCTCTATCACCGCGTCCATGGCTCCCACTTCGTGGAAATGAACCTTCTCTTTTGGAAGACCATGGACCTTGCTTTCTGCTTCGGCGAGGGTTTCGAACATCTCTGTTGCTTTTTCCCTCGCAGGATCCTCGAGCCTTTCGAGTATTTTCATTATCTCCGAAAGATGCCTTCCGTGGTGTTCATGATCTATGTGGTCTTCGTGGTGTTCTTTTCCTGGAAAGACAACGTCCACTTTCGTTGCGGTTATTCCCTTTTTGTTGACCTTCCTTATTCTCAATTCAAACTCGACGCCCAATTTTGAAAGGCGTTTTTTGAGCTCCTCAGGATCAACACCCAGATCGACAAGAAGCCCAAGGAACATATCACCGGCAATTCCGGAAAACGGATCGAGGTAGAGAATCTTCTCCATTTCTCTGCTCCCTCCTTTAGAAATGAGTATATACTAATTGCCTTTCCGAACCAAGTAACATCTGAATTAAAACGAAGCACATCGAAGAAATTCGAGTGAGAATACTAATAGAACGCCTGCGAGGGAGGGATGTAGAGGATGCAGTGGAAAGACGTTGAGCCTCTGGTGAACGAACTTCTGAAGTTTCCTATCTCTTCTTCTGAAGACTTCAGAAATTTTGTCAACAGGGTAACGGATTTCTTCGACCAGGTGGAGGAGGAACACGCCTGGCTCTACATCAGAATGACTGTGAACGCAGACAACAAAGAGTACGCAAAAGCCTACGAGGAGTTTATGAAAGAGGTCGTTGCAAAACTCAGACCCTATGAACAGAAGATCAAAGAAAAGATCGTCGAAAACGAACGTTTTGCACCACTTGGATACGAGCACATGATAAAGATCCTCAAGAACGATGTGGAACTGTTCAGGGAAGAGAACATCCCTCTTCAGGTGAAGGAGAGTATACTGGCCAAAAATTACGGAACACTCGTTGGAAGCATCGAGGTGGAATTCAAGGGAGAAAAGAAAACCCTCCAGCAACTCTCCGCCTATCTGAAAGATCCCGACAGGTCCACAAGAGAACTTGCCTGGAGGAAAAGATACGAAGGAATATGGAGAGTGAGAGAAAAACTC
This window encodes:
- the larB gene encoding nickel pincer cofactor biosynthesis protein LarB encodes the protein MFESILNALLKGEIALEEAEKKILETFYERTDELMLDLERERRQGFPEVVFASGKTTKHIILAVEKFLEKKGIAFVSHLDEEKKKVVKDRFREYEIKEAGRLLVVKKKDIPERLDGTVGVITAGTSDVPFAEETSLILEELGATVRKVYDAGVAGIHRSFYALKQVKDADLIMVFAGMEGILPSLVASLTDLPVIAVPTPIGYGHGGEGTGALTTMLQTCVPGLLVVNIGNTVGAAAAAVRILRRIGSAER
- a CDS encoding MG2 domain-containing protein; the protein is MRSLFFSFMVFMAAFLFGGYAYFSGDPILRVGEGISFVVSDMENVVLNVWKVEDEETFLKAVLTEENFDFWWQENNPLVYRKTFSSRNEWKEFSVPLKEKGFYFATLTTPLAGTSVITRELDRGLFIVTDLEVIYFSDGSRTMLHVFDIDDGFAEKAEVFLYRDSILVGRLFTDEYGTVEVNDRFDTVYVRYKDSRFIGNVYSPRRFVEDEKLFLITDRPIYKPSDTVYFRGQLFKVDGNVYRAFESTGVTVTVFDTKENEIYRSTFETSALGGFSGDLKLPDTAPVGLYRIKIEHGENTFWENFLVEEYRKPEYRVNIETDRETYISGEVINYRIRVKYFNDQPVEKAEVAYYVHAFPEDENGYLVYRGTGFTNEKGVLEFGVKTQEGFQGVYALEVIVVDVSQRQIEEKKTVKVYADDVLISPQDRFVYTSPGNQVRMTVKVTDLSGNPLEGVLYVLHDDSTSTAVVENGEATFTFVPYEVRDYKLELSFKKAKTHVYVYAYHGARTSNEFVIVAESDTVKPGDRIPVRLLAPGNVKGVLGITSKRIYKTIPVIFTGSTEFLVEIPENILEKNIFFVFTGFDEKGEIYLTKKLDVSLNTNFTDMEIKFDKDQYEPGEIAQITIKSSVDEICISVVDEAIYDLVGTEPPVLEEFLYPSMNYPLVRGNFASGWILYVSRNSIRNKLASLPEEKTFADFKQNAFPSRVNVREYFPDTVLWIPDVKLHDGTARISFKVPDSITSFRATAYGFSKDRFSQGEETIVVSKDFYITPHLPSFLREGDIMRLSATVFNRTGKELFVEIRIELPDNIKLVEGNSSRHFLMEANSSHTETWTVKAISPSEESFVQFFASGGDLSDAISLKVPVRRFAFEREFYRIMFIDGEETVTLPEGPFVFSKIRFLSGITPLIEDSLRELIGFPYGCVEQTMSRFFPAVVAANLGLKVEDLDEIIRKGLFRIYYYQHADGGWGWFVTDKTNNFMTCYVMEGLYFTMKAGYNVAESVLERGIEYLKAHPSAYGSYVLDLYDIEHEPFEPQTPADLVFLSMESKEALTKVLKYVVQDDQKAYLKVTSEDPLISEIQLNSVLLKALVKWKEFPELQKKLVNYLLLKKEGYFWTSTKDTSFAILALLEAMPVYESTSLRVLNSGKEFVLRSGEESQLVPGPLIVSGNGVVEVHVVHPVVPKESVSEGMEIKRKFYKRYELFIEEIRSLVDAFVPLGRGYVPHSIHRVEEEKDDELFILPYELRNETVEYGGITMKVNGNRVEIKGETYSFSRIKTQNGLILIVLGNEALVYDPGKNTVTRYLEVLDGDFVGDRGETDSTMWLQKGTTWKNYRMCLFRKKKSENGQKENVVP
- the larC gene encoding nickel pincer cofactor biosynthesis protein LarC produces the protein MEKILYLDPFSGIAGDMFLGLLVDLGVDPEELKKRLSKLGVEFELRIRKVNKKGITATKVDVVFPGKEHHEDHIDHEHHGRHLSEIMKILERLEDPAREKATEMFETLAEAESKVHGLPKEKVHFHEVGAMDAVIEIAGAVVGLELLGVERVFCGAVNTGSGFVMTEHGRYPVPAPATAELLKGIPIYMDQKVRAELVTPTGAVILKELVDEFGTPILRIEKVGYGAGTVDLEIPNVLRGYLGFLEGKSERDILIETNVDDMNPQLFGYLMEKLFETGAKDVFYTPIYMKKNRPAVKVSVLCSEEKRDQILKVLFKESTSIGARVFHLEKVEAPRKVISVETEYGKIPVKVAYFDSEVVNVSPEYEACKKIAQEKEVPLKEIYNAVYRKISEVQGNV
- a CDS encoding GGDEF domain-containing protein, which produces MAAEGYDLEKLSDVSFSEEEIREWTKGECCSIRKIAALIDRELLDQDRYRKLVEHARFEEIRSNLCFVIDFKGKPMVLFNLDNFESEDAFNEVSLELVRLFATYTKILFERLKVEEELAEKTRLLEVFSYYDPLTGLPNRRLMEELSKKLLALAKREGKEIAVVFLDLSGFKKINDTFGHEAGDQILKEVSTRLKRVLRENDVIARFGGDEFVFIIYDCGKDCIETVLRRILNSLEKPLDIEGQKVQISGNFGVAFYPKDGEEFNNLLRKADFAMYLAKRNKEHVRFYEE
- the larE gene encoding ATP-dependent sacrificial sulfur transferase LarE, with amino-acid sequence MSKIRKILEALKEKKKVVVMFSGGVDSTLLAKLTHEALGENSVALTIDSPVIPRKEIEKAKRLAGLIGIRHEFIELNELKSRHLIENPPDRCYLCRKLRDSVVKNWAKEHGFEVIADGLNFSDLQDYRPGVKASTEDGIWHPFIEFEVTKEEIRDFSRKLSLPTWNKPAMACLCSRFPYGFGLDMEKVRMVEAAENFLRDLGFEEVRVRFFPYRLAVIEVKKENMKVFMEKREKIVSNLRKIGFSFVTLDLEGLTSGKLNRTIEDVSK
- a CDS encoding DUF438 domain-containing protein encodes the protein MEKEKVEIFKDILKRLHKGEDIESLKKQFGELLSRLSPFEIPVIEQELLREGEIDVKDIIKMCDLHVEFFRGAVSEAGREIENLPEGHPLRTLYEENKQILKDAEALGLLASSTFSLQNEDPRRRNFYEKLVQHVSELSRIGYTHYTREEMLIFPYIERRGITAVPTVLWSKHDEVRLKIKLLVNLLKKEEDDERLKKEALELSRMLSDMVFRENNILYPTLKVLLSEGEWKAIKMFEKDIGYYKVEVVEEWETSAEPLLPHQIDPTVPPETYEKLPEEIKRVVGALRPDTEYSLVRENDLKLESGYLSMEELNAIFKTLPIDVTFVDKHDRVRFFSGGHRIFHRAPTVLGRPVQFCHPPRSVHIVNKILKAFKEGRKNPAEFWINMGERKIHIRYFPVLDEDGNYMGTLEVVQDITDIKKLEGEKRLLDWK
- a CDS encoding tyrosine-type recombinase/integrase, which translates into the protein MEEYLEYLRVVKKRSERTLYQYRSILKEFAEYEPVTLDSWREYLHRISSNAPTTQRNKLVVVKNYLNWKADRGILNVKDRFWNEAEPPRYAVLPKAVELEEIKRIIEACDHRMYKAIFKVLANTGMRVSELVGLSIQDISLNDTARIRIKGKGNKERIINVSRDLVEELVRSGFFEKKPSVRSIQRAVKRYARKAGIRKKVTPHIFRHSFAVALIERGIPLNKIQALLGHANISTTSIYLKIASEGVEVPKII